A genomic segment from Montipora foliosa isolate CH-2021 chromosome 9, ASM3666993v2, whole genome shotgun sequence encodes:
- the LOC137972063 gene encoding uncharacterized protein, with protein MDSEEVDRDATTKELENIEETVDRECVTVESAIGTVDREGKTVSSPLKITFCVVEPAPNKTALLKGIPTEPLHQPVGSQVLFGRGKEATVFLNDEEASKEHMKLSTQTNPVTGENVFVIQTVSTSKPVLINGSPLWLQGGATTLKIDDRLKIGQLEFIITVIPGDSGKVYEIEFTRSRVDQQHCYGQGVPSPQFRGHSGHNVIANQVGAVVMPNYFGMPPNLPRNMTSPFGPLVSQYSGISMPMAPFGHQTMPVNGGMGQFFSQPQPTCSRFQKVAYSHPHQETSYPGMYKNTFPQQEQATPAHQRREQFHAKEPSEQSEDPEETGQVDESHISEKETSDLQKSLPE; from the exons ATGGACTCCGAGGAAGTTGATAGAGATGCCACTACAAAGGAGTTGGAAAACATTGAAGAAACAGTTGACAGAGAGTGTGTTACAGTGGAGTCAGCGATTG GGACGGTGGACAGAGAAGGGAAAACTGTCTCCAGTCCATTGAAGATCACATTTTGTGTAGTTGAACCTGCACCAAATAAAACTGCTCTTCTAAAAGGAATTCCTACTGAGCCTCTGCATCAACCAGTGGGCAGTCAAGTTTTGTTTGGGCGGGGTAAAGAGGCAACAGTGTTCTTAAATGATGAGGAAGCTTCAAAGGAACACATGAAACTCTCTACGCAGACAAACCCAGTTACTGGTGAAAATGTGTTTGTTATTCAAACAGTAAGCACCAGCAAGCCAGTGTTAATCAATGGAAGCCCACTATGGCTGCAAGGTGGGGCCACGACACTCAAAATTGATGACAGACTTAAAATTGGACAACTAGAATTTATTATCACTGTCATACCAGGGGATTCAGGGAAGGTTTATGAAATTGAATTTACCAGAAGTAGAGTTGATCAACAACATTGTTATGGACAAGGAGTGCCTTCTCCACAGTTTAGGGGTCATTCTGGGCATAATGTCATAGCAAATCAGGTTGGTGCTGTTGTTATGCCAAATTACTTTGGAATGCCACCAAATTTGCCACGTAACATGACGTCACCATTTGGCCCACTGGTTTCACAGTATTCAGGAATTTCAATGCCAATGGCACCGTTTGGTCATCAAACAATGCCAGTCAATGGAGGAATGGGTCAGTTCTTCTCACAACCTCAACCAACATGTTCAAGGTTTCAAAAGGTTGCTTATAGTCATCCTCACCAAGAGACCTCATACCCAGGAATGTACAAAAACACATTTCCTCAACAGGAGCAAGCAACACCGGCACATCAAAGAAGAGAACAGTTTCATGCCAAAGAGCCCTCTGAACAAA